The sequence ATTGTCACAGCACGGATTGAGCACGCTGATGACTATGACCTGTGGGGTGAACTTGTCCGCAGTTGAAAGGAACACAATTGAGAGATAAAGGACTTGCAAGACGATAAAAGGCCTTCTATAAGATCGTCCTCCACTCCTGAGGCTTTCCTGACAGGATCCTAAGTAGAGCGGAAGAAGGGCGCGTAGCTCAGTGGTAGAGCACTGTGTTGACATCGCAGGGGTCGCAAGTTCAATCCTTGCCGCGCCCACCATCAAGGCCTCGACTGAAATGTCGGGGCTTTGTCTTTTTCCCGGAACCCTTTGCAACATTTCACAGATAAAGGCCTTGCCAGATGACAAAAGGGGCTTTATAAGCGCGTTCCTCGCTTCTGGTGGCAAGAGTTGCACTGCAACATAGCCAGAGCAGGGCGCGTAGCTCAGTGGTAGAGCACTGTGTTGACATCGCAGGGGTCGCAAGTTCAATCCTTGCCGCGCCCACCATCAAGGCCTCGACTGAAATGTCGGGGCTTTGCTCTATCAAGGGATCTTCGCAGGCACCTTGGCGAGAGAGGGACTGCTGGTGTAACCTGCGCTTATGAAAGCAAAACAGGACGATTGTGCACTAAGCACCCCCAACCTAGAGGCTGACAGGCAGCCTCCTCCGTCATCTCCCTTTGCAATCATCAAACCGGACACACAAATACTGCCGCTCGTTCTGGCATCTCCCCACTCGGGGAACTATTACCCTCCCACGTTTCTCGCAATGTCACGGCTGAATCAGCACGAAATCCGCCAATCAGAGGACTTCTATGTTCACGAGCTCTTTGCAGCGGCACCACGGCTGGGAGCTCCGATGATCCGGGCAACATTTCCCCGCGCATACATCGACGTTAACCGCGAGCCATACGAACTGGACCCCGACATGTTTGATGGCCCCCTGCCCCCCCATATCAATGCAACGTCTGTTCGTGTTGCCGCTGGCTTGGGAACCATTGCAAGGATCGTTGCCAACAAGGCTCTCATCTACAAGACAAGACTACCGATTAAAGAAGCAGAACAACGGATCCAGCTTTTCTATCACCCATATCACGCCGCCTTGCGGAAGCTGATCGCCGATACGGTCGCCCTTTTTGGTCACTGCCTGCTCCTAGATTGCCATTCCATGCCCTCTATGGCCGTATCCGGGCCAAACAAAAAGGTTGCCTTTGTCTTGGGAGACGGGCACGGCAAGACATGCGATCGCACGTTCACGGATACCGCCCACCGCACACTGGCAAGAACCGGATGGAATACAGCACGTAATACACCTTACGCCGGAGGCTATACAACCCGGCACTACAGCCAGCCCAAACTCGGCATTCATACCTTGCAAATAGAGATTAACAGGGCACTTTATATGCAGGAAGATACGTACGCAAAAATTCCTGCGTTTCATACGATAGCCGGACACATGGAAGATTTGATCCTTGCCTTGGGCCACAGTACACCAACACAAAAGATTGGATCTGGTTAAGAACGCCTGCTGCGCAGGTGCCAGTAGAGACAAGATCGCTGCCATGCCCCGTCCCAACGTAGCGGGTACACACAACATCAGCTAGAATACGACTCCGGAACCAACATGATGGAGACAGCCATGCTGCCACGCACTACAGCCGTCTTCGCATGGCTTGGAATAGCTCTTTTTTCTCTTACCGCCCATGCACAAAGCAAGGACATACATTTTGGGCTGGCTGACAATGCGCCACTTGGTGGCGTCCACAACGGTCAAGCCGACGGGGTGTTCGGCATTGCCGGAACACATATCCTGAAAACAATGGGTTATAATCCAATAGCCTTGCAACTTCCGTTCTCCCGCCTTTATGAAAGCATACACAGGGGGGCCATAGACGTTGCCGGTAGCACGATGAAGACGCCTGAGCGCAGTCTGCTCGCCCACTACACCATCCCTCTGCTGACAGAATACAACGTCATCATTGTTCATAAGGGAGATGCATTCCCCTTTGAGAATCTGAGTCAGCTATCTGGAAAACGCCTTGGCGCCATTGCGGGCTTTGAATTCCCGACCCTCCGTTCTGTTAAAGATCTTAACCTAGAGCGGGTCCATAACGAGGAAGACAACATACGTAAGGTCGCGGCCAAGCGCTTGGATGGCGCAATCCTGTCATCCATACGAGGACTTCATACCCTAGAGCGCAGTGGACTGGCCAACGAGGTTGAGCTCTTGCCTCTGTCCATAGGACGGGTAGATCTAGGCTTTGCCCTGTCCAGTACGTTCTTCAACACGGAAGACGTAGACCGATTCAATCAAGCCATAACAGATCTGAAGCAATCACCGGAATGGGACCACATCTTGGATGAAACAGGTACCAAGTCTCTGATACATGATTGGCCCCTTGCAACCATGCCATAAGCTCTCCTACACAAAAAAAAGCCGCGACACATGAGATCGCGGCCTAAGTTCAGGGAGAAAACATCCACTACAGCAGCACCCCGCTTTACACCACAAACAGGTTGCTGCAATGCACAATGACACCATACCTCACAAAGAATGGCAAGAAAGAAATCACGCATAACGCGTATCCAAAATTGAGAAGTCCCCAACACGGCACTTCGTTAGACACACCCCATCCAACTGTGGCACGAACCTTGCTGTTAACTCTGGTATCCGACCCCTATGAACCAGAGATATAGCATGCGCACCCTATGTTTATCAGGC comes from Haematospirillum jordaniae and encodes:
- a CDS encoding N-formylglutamate amidohydrolase; the protein is MKAKQDDCALSTPNLEADRQPPPSSPFAIIKPDTQILPLVLASPHSGNYYPPTFLAMSRLNQHEIRQSEDFYVHELFAAAPRLGAPMIRATFPRAYIDVNREPYELDPDMFDGPLPPHINATSVRVAAGLGTIARIVANKALIYKTRLPIKEAEQRIQLFYHPYHAALRKLIADTVALFGHCLLLDCHSMPSMAVSGPNKKVAFVLGDGHGKTCDRTFTDTAHRTLARTGWNTARNTPYAGGYTTRHYSQPKLGIHTLQIEINRALYMQEDTYAKIPAFHTIAGHMEDLILALGHSTPTQKIGSG
- a CDS encoding substrate-binding periplasmic protein gives rise to the protein MMETAMLPRTTAVFAWLGIALFSLTAHAQSKDIHFGLADNAPLGGVHNGQADGVFGIAGTHILKTMGYNPIALQLPFSRLYESIHRGAIDVAGSTMKTPERSLLAHYTIPLLTEYNVIIVHKGDAFPFENLSQLSGKRLGAIAGFEFPTLRSVKDLNLERVHNEEDNIRKVAAKRLDGAILSSIRGLHTLERSGLANEVELLPLSIGRVDLGFALSSTFFNTEDVDRFNQAITDLKQSPEWDHILDETGTKSLIHDWPLATMP